The region caggatgcaaattggattgcagGTCACTGATACTTTTTGCAAAAGCATACAGGAATAAAATAAGATTGCCCACTTTGCCTTAGTATAAGCTACAATCACACCAGGACCTAGGTGGAGTATTTGCCCTGAGAAAGGCAACCCTGAACAGAAACATATCCCTCATATGGCCTATAAGTATAATCTAATCACAAAAATGCAAGGTGACATAAGGGTTTAATACCGCGTTTCCCTGAGAATAAGTCCCTGTCATataaatttttgcctcaaaaaagGCAGTAGGTCTTATTTCGGGGGGAaaatcttattttacttacctagcagactccgTCCACATCCTTCCGCTGCTTGTCAGAGCTTCACCgtgtgtcctgcagtcctcgtttacccacagaagatcatttcctggttacaggatttataaatcctgcctccaggaagcgatagccctgattggttctcaagcgctgctcagccaatcaatgcagcactcgatgagccaatgcATACAGTGTTGCATTGATTGGcagagcagcgctcgagaaccaatcatagccgttGCGTTGTGGAGGTGGGGTTTATAAATTGGCTAATCGATGCTGCGGCTCAGTTACATTATACAGAGGTTGCCACTTCCACATTACTTATCTATGTATGTTACAACATAGAATATCATTAACCTGTTTAGGACAAAGTGCCGTAAATATAAAGCGCTtggtgctgggctttaatcccgggccaatagtaaaaatacagcataaGATTAAAGCTCTTGCAATCTAGGTGGAACAGGTCAGTTGCTTGGTTGTCAGAGACAGCCAAGGACCCGTTGGGGAAGATAGAAGCGGTTTTTAACATTGCTATGCAGTCTACATAGcgttcaatgagcactatgtagtgaatagagaaagtggaagtgctgTTTCCCTGGCACGCCAGAGCTgttgggtcctagcagacccagatcaactctccctgtaactggggctcctatggatgtggcttctatggatgcccctgttacagtggaaaactgtgaagttggaaaaaaaaaaaaagatcgtgAATGTCCTCCGGAGATCTTATATGACTGCATGGTGGACATATATGTATAAAAagaaataattacaaaaataagtttaaaaaaaaatacaaaataaaatataaatctatatattaagaaaaaaaacaccctcCACCCTGCTAACCTAAACCACCACCACAGCCACCCTGTAACCTgaggctatacaaattatataccaaAAAAGCTGAGACAAATTGGGAAGGCCATTCCTGGACTTTTTTATTTTAGTGCAAATatgcaaattttaaaaattaagtataaattttaaaaaaaagttttctcttttttaaactttttgtacataacggtaataaaaaaaaaaaagacagcaattCAAAATTGCCCCATACGTCGCAAAattatgcagcaaaaaataattttggtagtctaagaaaaaaaagacataaaactgCTAAAAAGGACCACCGAGGGACTCTGCGTCTGCTGTGGAAATACTACAGATTGTGCCGTGTAAttttccgcagcggaaaatccacagcattcccGCTACGTGTAGACATACCCTAAGACCTCACTCAAACAGGTGCTTTATACCTCGTTTAATGCGGCGTTTTTAGCGCCGCGTTAATCACGGTATAACactaattgttttcaatggagcctctcggacagccgctcgatcgcagcagaatcagacctggcgcccccTAAAGACCCTGTACTCACCTCCCCGGATCTGCAGCAAGAGTCTCACAGCCCCCCGGAAGCAGAAaatcagttgatttccactcatgggcggGGAGAATAGTtgaacatggcatgtctatggacggatatTGCTGGGGAATTTGGCTACCAGACTCTGTGgaaggcggggcctaataggctgagttacatggccgACATGGAGTCCTTTGTCAGGCGTCtgtctgccatgggaacccattggcacCCTGCTACCAATGTGGGAGAAGGATCCTCCTTTCCCTGTCGTCCGCCTACATGCAGCAGTTGCTTTTGAttctggcatgtaaggggttaaactgccaggatctgaggtttaccCGCTCCTGGCAGTTTGGCTAATTTTACAGGGGCGAGAGTGATAccaggccgtgaaactcagcccaatattgcgctcgccaacatgcagtTTTGTTGCGGATGCCGCTGGCcaccttgaaaacaatgggcgatgcggtaCGAGGGCACAACCAAAGATAGGGCTTGCCGCGACTTTtcgagttcatatttgtgcgtctcgcactgCACAACTTTTGCGCAAtaatctcggctgtgtgaaaccagcctcagagcaggagcctggctgtcagtactcAGTCAAGCCAcgccctaaggccgctttcacgcggCCAAGAACATTGCGCAAAATTTGTgagttgtgagacgcacaagtatgagccccattcttgtgaacggagtcatatacatgagcgattttttatttatttattttttgcccgaCATTGCGGTCCGGGAAAACATCTTGCCACGCCCACCTTGGGGCGTCTCGCCCCTTGTTTTCCATGGAGCCGGCAAAAGCATCGAGTGCGCTGCCAGGTTTCCTGTGAAAACAATGATAAACACGTGCTGAGAGCCGCGCCGGAGGAGCGCTACCgcactgaagtgatgcgaggcgtcaGACACAAAAACGTCCCGCATCCGCCAGGACATTGCATGTTGGCGAACCCGATATCGGGCTGCGTTTTGCAGCCTGCTGTCGCACTTagccttaggccagtttcacacggctgagaaatttgcacaagatttgtgcgatgtgatgcgaATATGAAGCCCGCTCTTTTGAGTGGAGCCCCCTACGCcgctgcatgtcctgttttttcGTGTTTCTCGGAGTGTGTCGCCATTGTTTCCAGCGGGACGGTAAAACATGGCGCACCACGAGCCGtgagaggtttcccattgaaaacaacagcaaacacttgccgatcctccacaTGCTGGAGAAACgcgatgggaggcggttttgccagAAAAACACTACATTGGCGTAAAAAtgcacgttggcgagcgcgatattggatgTAGCCATAAGAAGACCTATGTAGGTGTACAGTATGGGTGAGGTCAGTAACCAGCTGCactgcggtcactaaggggttacactgCTATTTCAGGTGGGCACTGTATATAATGTCACCCCATGTGACCGCCTACAACTCCCAGAGGCACCTTGTGCAGTGACCTCTGACCTCCTCTAGGCAGCCAATCAGCGGCCCCGGTGCAGGAAGATGGCGGCGGCCGGTAGTCCTCGTGTCCTGCGGCTGCTGGCGCTGCACGGTTACCGGCAGGATGAGAGCAGCTTCCGGGAGAGGACCGGCTCCCTGAGGAAGAATCTGAGGAAGCGGGCAGAGCTGGTCGTCATCAGCGCCCCCCTCAGCGTCCCAGAGCCGGGTGAGCAACATGGCGGCGGGTGTCGTCACCGGCTCGGTGCTGCCTGGGACGCCAGGGAGGGGCTGCTCTCTAGCGCCTTCATGTCCATGTGGTACATACACAGTACTGCATgggacctgtagtccttgtctgatTCCCAGATCCCCATTCAGGGGGGGTTACATTTATATGAGACCCCCGCAGATTTCAGAATTTGGCTATTTTGGGGGCTTCATTGAAATGAAAGCTGACATGGCCGAAGGTGCGCTGCCGCTTTGTCCACTGTGCCAGTCTCGGGGTACAAGGGACCCCCGTAGTCAGCTAGTTATTCCGTTCTGTGTATATAGGATACCTGAATGTCCCCGGAGTACCCCTGGGGGTCACTTGTAGTGGAAACTCtgccgattttggtgcagattttccaccccGTATCCGCTCCGCGTGAAcgtaccctaaggctgggttcacatggggcgattCTGGGCGGAGATCTtgtggtttggctgcagcgagaTTTCCCccgggaatccgctgcttcaaaacccgcggcacttagccgcgggttttgaagcggcctggccgcacgctgttccgctgcggccggcgctcccattaAGGAGAGCGTGCccacagcggaagaagaaaaaaaatgaacatgctgcgaatccacgccgcagcgccggctttacTGCGGCAGATTCGCATCCCAagcggacgagatttctgagaaatctcgtccacatggctggctaatcccaggattagcggccgcaagcggatttgccacggtgaagttccgggcggaatttccgcggcaaatctgccctgtgtgaacccagcctaaggactcaggcacacgggcggattctgtACAGTATTTCCATAATTGGTTCCACATGCAGATCCGAGTCTTCTATTTCCTGCACAGCGGATGTGTGCAGCAGCgccagccggcgcacatgcgcggtacagttttttttttaaattccagccTTCCTGTGGAATCCATGGCCCGTCCATAATGTCAgttgtggacgggccgcggatcggacgggtTCTATTGACCTGAATGGAAGCATCCACGCAGAATCCACCCAGAGATAAAAAACATTACCTGAAAACAAGATGTGGTTTATTACCCGCCAAAGACATCCGGCACCCACAGTGTATCCAGCTCTATACAAACCCCGAACCCCCATGACAACTGTACATCCTGGGGCACTGAGGGGTTAATGACCAGTGTGTTTCAGCCCTAAATTACCAGACCCTTGTTAGCTATTTAATGCATGTGGTAGCTTACTGCTCCTATAAACCGCCTCTGTCCTCTCGGGGGTCCCAGCATGCTCCTGCTAGATTACAGAAGCTTTAGGCCCGCTCCATATATTTGCAGTGTCAGGACTACATGGAATATCTTCTGGacaaaaagagatacaagtaggaaactttctACAACGCTCGCCTGGGTTGGGGAAACATTTTGGCGTTATGGTGGTGCCTGTTGGCCATCTTCATGGCAGCCATCTTGAATTCAAGCCAATAAACGTCAATGAAAAGGGGGTCATGTGATACATGACTCAAGGGTGGAATCTGATCAGAAATCGATAGAGGCAGTCATTTTTTCAACACCTGCAAGAATTTTCGAGTTAAGTCATAATGATTATTAATGAAGTTGTGTTGAATTATGTTGTATGGAAAGCACTCATCGCATGTCtgttcaggtaccagaagatccCGTTAACAATCCAGGGCAGAACTGAGATCTTCCTGATGGTCAGAAGTTCATGTTCAAACTGCAGCTGCGTGAAGGCGAAGGTGAAGTTGCGTGAAGGCGACCCAGAAAGACGCTTGGAATTCTGTCAGTGGGCATTATAAACGCCTGAATCATCAGGATGATCTcggttctgtcctggattgttaatggCATCTTATGGTACCTGGAGAGACGTGTGATCAGTGTTTCCAAACTACATAAtgcaacataactttattaatactcagcaTGACATCATCCATATCTCGAACGTGGTTGCAAGTATTTTGAGAAATGGCTGCACTTATtcatttctggtgaaattctacccttaaattaTATATCCCATGACCTGTTTTCCATTGACGTTCCTTggcctgaatccaagatggctgccaccatgATGACCaacaggcaccaccatagtgGCAAAAAGTTTTTCCCCTCCCatgtaagtgttctacaaagtttcctacttgtatctccgTTCAGAAAATATTTACactggccctgacttttgaatcaccctgtagttCGTCGTGAATTCTGTTGGGTTTTGACTTTTATAAGAAACTAGTTAACTGGACCAGTATTTGTTTTCTCCTCTGTGTAACCAATGTTACCTTTCCTTACATGTTCACtccaaagaagaagaaggaagaggaggaggagatggtcaAAGAGAAGACCCCAGAGGCTGGTGGTTCTCCAACCGTGAGAAGAGTAGTTTCAATGCCATGGATGAGACGGCGTCATGCGCCGGATTAGAGGAATCTCTGGACGCCGTGGCTAAGGCTTTTTCTGAACTTGGACCCTTTGATGGCCTTTTAGGTTTTAGTCAAGGTGCTGCCTTTGTGGCCATGCTGTGCTCCTTAAAGCAGCAAGGAGATCCCCGCTTCCAGTTTGACTTTGCTATACTTGTTGCCGGTTTCAAAAGCCGCGCGTCTGAACACGTGGACTTCTACAAAGAGCCCATCGCCGTCCCTTCGCTTCATGTTTTTGGTGACACCGATCGTGTAATCCCCAGAGTTATGAGCCAAGAACTAGCCGGCAGTTTCGTGAACCCAGTCCTGCTCACGCACTCAGGAGGACACTATATCCCGGTGGGCAGCGCAGAGAAGAAAGTCTACTTTCCATTTTTGGACTCTTTCAGAAAATCGGGTGACGTTTAGGTGTTCAGTTCAGCATCTGGAGGACTTCATGGTCCTCTATGATGCTTTATGGAGTAACACTGGCACCGTGCACTAGGTTGTTAACCTGTTCAGTGCTGTAAGTAGCTTTGGTAATGTACTATGAGGCCTTCTAATCATTAAATTCACCCATGGTGGTTATTATGTACTCCAGGCATTTCCTTCTTtctgtttttggcttttttcttttGCGTTTCACATTGTTCCACAACCGTCCCTATGGCCCCAGGATCCCTAGTTTCACGTACGAGGATGCTTCAAACATTATCACATCTATCATAGGGACGGCCTCACTAGTAACTGCAATGCTTGCCTCCATCCCCTCCTCTTTAAAAGCTTATTTAAAGGTTCATTTCCCCATGGCAATTAAAAAACTGAATGTTAAATGTCAGCTGTGTACGGAGCGCTGATGTGAAAAATGATAGTTCATTCGTGATGGACCGCTGCTTTAACCCGTTCAGCACCATAGGGTCAGGTAACAGTTTTAATTCCCTTCAGGAAAGTCAGTTTtccaggtttttatttttttttctccttgcacaGAATTAACCAAAAATGTAGGacgaaaaaaattataattttattgtaaggtaaagatgttttttttgttaGTCAAACATATAGAGGTGACATCAATAGGTCTCTATTATGGCCCATCAACTCAGTAACCCATAATGGTGTATACATACACCCTCTGTGTACAGAGATTGTAGCGAGCCAACCCCGCTCCATACACGGCAAGTGCCGGCGGAGTATGACAGCTGACACCAACcctcaacagctgcaatcagtgttCATGCTGCTCACGGCTGGTAATCCGTTAATTTAAATGCCCtgaaagcaccccccccccccctccacgataAGATTGTAGGGTGCCGTTTGGGTGTTATGACTTCTGAAGAAGTCCTTGGGCTGCCTGTCGGAATACAGTATAACGCAATATTATGGGAATGTATTacactgtatgagtgatcaaacatTGGCAAGTAAGTCACCTTAGGTTAActttacacgggcgagcgtgatatcgggccgtgaatcgcaAGCCGATATcaacatgtgaattccccgccagatgcgaggcgttttgtTAACAAAACCGATtctcatcacttcggggaagaatcGATCCTGCGGTGCaactgacagctgcggtggaagatcacggagtttctcctattgtcttcaatgaggaaaccttgcatcacacttcGTGTTCCTAGCACGTGGAGtcatgctgccgccggcccaattgtaaacaatgggagatgcgatgcaagagcatgcacaaagatagactatacggcgatttgtttcctgcgtcGTGGAGCGagacaggaaaacatcgctcatgtgtatgaccccattcaaaaaaatggggttcataatcGTGCGTCTTGCCATGAACAaacctccagtgattttttttttttttttttttttcgccatgcCGAGGGAGAGCTACTTCACAGAAATGATGGGtggcatttttgcctgaaaaacaccTCACAAGAGCATGAAAACACATGCTGGCGCgcacgatatcgggccgagaaactcgCCCATGAGTAGGTAGCCTAATGTGGAtacacactaaaactgatccactcaaaacatgtcacttaattttatgctgcactctggggtcacaacCCTTAACT is a window of Eleutherodactylus coqui strain aEleCoq1 chromosome 4, aEleCoq1.hap1, whole genome shotgun sequence DNA encoding:
- the OVCA2 gene encoding esterase OVCA2 isoform X2; this translates as MAAAGSPRVLRLLALHGYRQDESSFRERTGSLRKNLRKRAELVVISAPLSVPEPEEGRGGGDGQREDPRGWWFSNREKSSFNAMDETASCAGLEESLDAVAKAFSELGPFDGLLGFSQGAAFVAMLCSLKQQGDPRFQFDFAILVAGFKSRASEHVDFYKEPIAVPSLHVFGDTDRVIPRVMSQELAGSFVNPVLLTHSGGHYIPVGSAEKKVYFPFLDSFRKSGDV
- the OVCA2 gene encoding esterase OVCA2 isoform X1; protein product: MAAAGSPRVLRLLALHGYRQDESSFRERTGSLRKNLRKRAELVVISAPLSVPEPEEEGRGGGDGQREDPRGWWFSNREKSSFNAMDETASCAGLEESLDAVAKAFSELGPFDGLLGFSQGAAFVAMLCSLKQQGDPRFQFDFAILVAGFKSRASEHVDFYKEPIAVPSLHVFGDTDRVIPRVMSQELAGSFVNPVLLTHSGGHYIPVGSAEKKVYFPFLDSFRKSGDV